The genome window tatttttatacaaataaaattaaaaattaatatttaaaatggTTAATAATATGatcttaataaaagaaaataggaagaaaaaaaaaactaacaaacaAAAGTTTTAAAACAGATTTCAATTTCAATCTTATTTCTATGAGCTCGTAAATTCTTATAGAGATAAGagattttttaaaatcttttttAAATGGGTAGGGGATTCGAAGTTTCGAATCCTGATGAGACAATACACACCATCcttaattcttttcaaaaattttaaaacagaCTTCAATatcaatcttatttttatgagtTTGTAAATTCTTATAGAGAtaagcgagttttttttttttttaatttttttaatcttgatGAACCGATACACACCATCTTtagttttttacaattttaattaGTGACTCGGGTGTATCTATAAGACAACGTATACCCAACTTATAAATTGAGTTATAGACTTTACCAAAGAGGGAGGCTACTAAAAATCATACTTATTTGGcgcattaaaaaaagaaaaatcattaatGCATGAACTTGgaaatattttgtgttttacGAAATTCTCTTTCCTACCCTTGAAGAAGGTTAGCCAAATTTATCTTTCTCGACGAACAAAAATTGGAAATTATGATATTGAACAAGGATAAATTGGTAATATCACGAATACCAGGCAACGTCACTTGATTTCTTGAACGAAGCAACCGAACTGAATAAAAAACACGGTGGGTCTCTCTCTGATAGGGAGTGCCATGGCCGTCGCGTGTTCATAGTACTCTGCTACCGCCAAAGTCAGAGTCAATTATCTCACACGAGCTTGGATCTGTCTTCCTCCTAGAACCTCTGCACGTTTTCTCGAGAAAAATTTAAACCTCGAAGTATTTCTCCGGAAAAAGGATGTCGGACGCCTTGATAAATGGACTCGCCGGAGCCGGAGGAGGGATCATAGCTCAGCTCATCACGTATCCTCTCCAAACTGTGCGATTCTTGATCTCTTTACTTCTACAGTTTGTTAAATTTTCCGTTCGGTTCATTTTCTTGTTGTTtacgaaattttgatttttaggtCAATACTCGTCAACAAACTGAGCGTGATCTGAAGAAAGAGAGGAGGAAACTTGGAACAATTGAGCAAATGTGTCAGGTTCTTAGctcaatagttttttttttttggttgctgcCGTTGAGAGattttagatttctaggaacgtttgtttatttgattgatctGCAGGTTGTTAAATATGAGGGATGGAGACGGTTGTACGGAGGCTTAAAGCCATCTTTAGTTGGTACAGCTGCGTCTCAGGTGGGTTTCAGCTCTCTGTTTCTTACATTGCCAATTCTTTAATTTTCCTCTTCCGATGTGGCAGGAAGAAATATTGGTTTAGACTTTAGATTAATGTTCTGCAGATCTGTTTTGCTTGTTAGAACAATATGGAGGAAAATTTAGGATGAAAAGTTCAGTGGATTTTTTGGTGACTATGTAAAATGTATTTCATGCTGAATGCTATATGTCTTTTCAGAGATTGTTGATAGATATGTTGTAATGGTTAGAGTAACTAGTTGTGGTCCATGACTGAAAATGTGCTACTGTTGCATGAGTTTTGTGACGTAATATCAAAGCCCAATAGTTTGTTTTCCTCTCATGGTAAAGTGAGTCCCATAAAACCCTTATCCTATGCGGTAAGGTTGTGCATAACTGCATATGTTAATCTAACTTGTAAAAGCACCCTGTAAGATTTAGGATTTAGGCTTTAAGTGCCTAAGTATACATAAGATAAGGATGGTAACGACTTAAAGTCTTAAAGTCATACCTCTCATTTTTTATGTGGACTGCTTTATCTAATTAAGATGTCAAATTGTTTGCTTACTTAGGTAACCATATTCTTTTTTCTCTGTTCTCCCATATCTTCTCCCCAAGCTGAACTTCCTTTGCACTAACAAGTGATCCAGCCTTTAATGAAAACTTGGATCAGCTCGTCTTGTGAAACTTCTGATTTAGTTTTAAAATTTGTCTTCTCTTATGAAACAGGGTGTTTACTATTATTTCTATCAAATATTCAGGAGTAGGGCTGAAGCTGCTGCACTACAACGAAGGAAAAAGGGGTTTGGTGATGGATCAGTTGGGATGCTTTCATCCCTTGTGGTGGCTGCTTTAGCTGGGTAACTAGTTAATTGCTTTCTTTAAGGATTCCTGGCagtttttgttctttatttgtTTCTGAATTCGATTtacatttatgatttatttGCCTATAGTTGTCATTGTTCTTTAAATATCCTCCTTAAGTAATGTAAACAAAAAACCCATAACGTGATTAGAGGTGGAACCATTGGCATTCAGTTGTGTGGTCCCTATGGGAtttcttattattctttacGCTTTTCAAACTGTAGTTACTATATTAGCAAGGcctgaattttctttttctttagatgttttttgccatttttaaaagatttttttttgcaagaaaattgatattttattttatttttggtgtgatGTGCTAATGTGCATTGGCCATAAAACATGCTTCTAATAGTTATCATGactcttatatttttttttcttcccaacTTAGCTGATTTGAGTTAGTTTGTATTCGTGTAGCAACTTTTATGACCATTTTGGTTGTTAAACTACTGTCAGATAAATTTAGTTTTCTCAAAACCTGGACTGCTTCATGATTTTGATTTGCTAACAAGTGACAACAGAAAAGGCTGTAAAACCTTTTACTCCTTGAAGCTGATTGCCGGAATAGTTGGTACTGGGTTGTTAAAAGCTTGTAATAAAGTGTGAAGTGAGAACATCATCTTTAAAGTTTGATGTCGATGAGCTGAGTTTTGACTTCACATCACTTATTCACCTGTTTCTTACTCTACTATTTGAAAGGTGCGTAAATGTGCTGCTGACAAACCCCATATGGGTCATCGTCACTCGCATGCAGGTAAAATGCTGACTCACATTTCAGGTTTTATTTGATGCCTAAAAAAGTTGATGGGACAAGTAACCAATTGTATAACTCATGTGATTTCAACTTATTTCACCATAGATGTTGCTTATCTATATCATCTGAAAAGTTGGTTGTCCTCTATATATTTGGGTCACGCAGACGCATAAAAGACTCCCAAACGAAGCTCAGGGACGTCACTTACCGAGTGTTTCAGATGATTTTGTGCCTGTTGCAGTTGAGTCTCCTCCATTTCAAACTAACCATGCAGTAAGTATGGACAAGAGTTGTTCTTCTTTATAGAGTTTACTGGTGATAGTTTTCTAGTTTTGTTGTTGTGAGATAGCTGTGTCTGAattaccataaaaaaaaattcactattGATCAGCTGCTCCTGTTCTCAGAAGCAGATGGTAAACAAAATCTGGGAGTGAAATGGTTGTTGGTAATTTACTAATATGTAATTGATTATTCAGCAACAAGAGACAGTATCCAGTGCGGGAGacttttttgtgaaaaaaatctGTCTTTAAATAGATAGGTTAAAGGATAACATGCTACCATATTACTATTCCTTCATTACATATCTGTGGTATTTGATGAAATAATATTTCATAGTGCTTATCCATGGTTTTGGCTGGGAGCATGTTTCTTTCATAATTGCTAAAACTTGGAGTATTTTCATGGTTCTTTCGCTAACATATCTTCTCATGGAGTTAAATATGCCCTTCTTTGATATGAGCGTGTGTTCGTCTTCTGGAATACTGTTTAATCATAAATGTTTACAGATTCAAGAAGTCTATGATGAAGCTGGACTATGGGGGTTTTGGAAAGGTGTATTCCCAACATTGATCATGGTAAGTTGAAACTGAATCATGTATATGCAAAAGGGTTATTACTAACTTGTTCATGAAAATGCTTTTAGGTCAGTAATCCTTCAATGCAATTCATGTTGTATGAAACTATGCTGAAGAAGCTGAAGAAAAGACGTGCCTTGCATAAGAACAATAGTAATGAGGTCACTGCTTTGGAGGTTGGCTTTTACTTCTTCCCTCCAGTTTTGTGCATTATGTTTTTTCCttctgatttttatttcgaGAGAAGTAAATCACCTGTCAGCTGtctagttatttttttttaacctaaaTGTTTTTGCTGATTTTGATAGATTTTTCTTCTTGGAGCCCTAGCAAAACTTGGAGCTACGGTTGTAACATATCCTCTACTGGTTGTAAAGGTAAATTTCATGAGTTCAGTTGATAACTACCATAAATTTAGAAAGCACCTTAACCTTAAGATGTGACCAGCATTGCAATTAAGCTCTTGAAGGGCTTCTCTTTCCTTTAGTCAACTCAATAAACATGAATACATGTATTGAGTACGCCAGTTCTCTCCACAAATGGAAAGCTGAACTCTTATCTATTCTTTTACCTTCTCATATTTGGTCATATTGTTAAATTCTTTATAATTATGGTTTAAGCTGCCTTTGTTGATCAAAAGCTAAATGTTCATCTATCTTCCACCTTATAATATTCTGTCATGGTGTTAAATTCTTTAAAATTTTGGTGACGGCTTTCTTGGGGGAAATTTGTTTCAGCAC of Tripterygium wilfordii isolate XIE 37 chromosome 13, ASM1340144v1, whole genome shotgun sequence contains these proteins:
- the LOC120013174 gene encoding peroxisomal nicotinamide adenine dinucleotide carrier isoform X2 codes for the protein MSDALINGLAGAGGGIIAQLITYPLQTVNTRQQTERDLKKERRKLGTIEQMCQVVKYEGWRRLYGGLKPSLVGTAASQGVYYYFYQIFRSRAEAAALQRRKKGFGDGSVGMLSSLVVAALAGCVNVLLTNPIWVIVTRMQTHKRLPNEAQGRHLPSVSDDFVPVAVESPPFQTNHAIQEVYDEAGLWGFWKGVFPTLIMVSNPSMQFMLYETMLKKLKKRRALHKNNSNEVTALEIFLLGALAKLGATVVTYPLLVVKSRLQAKQVTTGDKRHHYKGTLDAILKMIHYEGLYGFYKGMSTKIVQSVLAAAVLFMIKEELVKGARLLLTKDVIRQ
- the LOC120013174 gene encoding peroxisomal nicotinamide adenine dinucleotide carrier isoform X1, whose protein sequence is MSDALINGLAGAGGGIIAQLITYPLQTVNTRQQTERDLKKERRKLGTIEQMCQVLSSIVFFFWLLPLRDFRFLGTFVYLIDLQVVKYEGWRRLYGGLKPSLVGTAASQGVYYYFYQIFRSRAEAAALQRRKKGFGDGSVGMLSSLVVAALAGCVNVLLTNPIWVIVTRMQTHKRLPNEAQGRHLPSVSDDFVPVAVESPPFQTNHAIQEVYDEAGLWGFWKGVFPTLIMVSNPSMQFMLYETMLKKLKKRRALHKNNSNEVTALEIFLLGALAKLGATVVTYPLLVVKSRLQAKQVTTGDKRHHYKGTLDAILKMIHYEGLYGFYKGMSTKIVQSVLAAAVLFMIKEELVKGARLLLTKDVIRQ